The Carassius gibelio isolate Cgi1373 ecotype wild population from Czech Republic chromosome A8, carGib1.2-hapl.c, whole genome shotgun sequence genome contains the following window.
tttttattaatcaaaaaatccTGGAAAAACAAAAGagttttcacagaaatattaagcagcaaaagtattttcaacattgataatatttcctgagcagcaaatcagcatattagaatgatttttaaaacatcacgtgacactgaagactggagtaatgatgctgacaattcagtttttccattacaggaatagataactttttttatggtaatatttcacatcattactgatttttcagcatttttgatcaaataaatgcatcactgttgagcagaagagacttaccgaccccaaactttttaaacaGTAGAGTATCTCTCTTGGCTTAGGTTTCTTCAGACGCAGCGTGACTAAAAAGGCAGTGTACCGCTGCAAGAGTGGTGGAAGCTGTGAGATGGACATGTACATGCGGAGAAAGTGTCAGGACTGCAGACTGCGCAAATGCAGAGCCGTCGGGATGCTGGCAGAGTGTGAGATTGACGTAAAAACTTCTAGACTGATCTGAGGCTTCATTTTCTGTCATTTCTTGGGAAACTGATAACATCAGATGCTACTTCACCCAACAACACCTAGAatctaatattgttttttttggtcAGGTCTGCTTACAGAGGTGCAATGCCAGTCGAAGAGACTGAGGAAGGGCACCAATCACAGAGGACACAACGGATCAACAGGAAAAGCTGAAGATGACTACACTGAAAGCAGAAGTGTCTCATCCACCAGCAGATTCACCACACGGGTAAAACGCTCTCAGATTATTTAGACTTTCCAAGCATGGAATTTGAGTTTTAGTTAGATTTGAAGCCAGTTATATTTGAAAAATTCCTAAGTTTCTTGTCTTGTTTGCAGGTATCTGGTTTCTCCAGAGAGCAGAGATGCATTCTGAATAGAATTGTTGAGGCTTATCGTAGGTACATAATTCAAGACAACACGCACTGCCGGGTATGtctttttccattaaaaatgaaGACAGACATACTGCCCATAATACATAAGAAGAAGACATCATTCTTTTCTATCCCCAGGTGCCTCTGTGGTCTAGTTCGACAACCAGTTTAGATCTGACTCCTCCTCAGACGGAGAAGCTCTTGCAATTTTTAAGTTTTGTACCTGGTCAGTAACATCCGGCTTCTCTTAGATCACACCACATACCTCTACATACAGCTAATTTGTGGTCATGTTTTATTTAGGGTTTGAGCTTTTGGATAGTTCTGACCAGAACACTCTTCTGTCCAGCTCTTCAGTTGAAGTCATGTTCCTACTCTTAGCTCAGCAGTTCTCTGAGAACCCCACTACTGTCTGCACTGGTAATCACATACACTATTATATAATACATcttttatgaataattaaaatattggTGTCTGGGACATTGTGAGTTTTAAACAGCTTAGCTTATTTGtgttctataaataaattgtgcccATAAAGCATTGTTAAAATTGAACAAAACTCAACACATTATAGATCAATAATGACTCACTGCTGTGTTTTCTACCACCAGCTTTATACTCCGCAAATATGAATAACTCAAACCCTGATTGGTTGAAAACTTTAGAGTCCAAGACTGAGAACAGGACATTGACACACTCAGGTGATCTATAATGAACAGTGATAATCATAGCAGGAAAGTCTCACATTACATGCagtgattaatccaagtgatgtCTCATTATTTTGTCTGAATCTTTTTGTCTCTActaatattgtgatttttatttttgttaagggTTGAATGAGGAGTTCTTGAGGTCTGTGGTAAATTTCCTCCACAGCATGGTGACTATTGCAGTAAGCGAGGCTGAATATGCACTTCTAACAGCGACTGCAGTGCTATGTTCAGGTCTGTGGATTATGATTAACACAACTGTGACTCATTTCTATGGGAACTTCCACTATATTCAAGTCAGACAGCAAATGTCAAAGGTTTAGCTTACAAAAAATTTTTGGATCCCCGAAGAACctttcagaactatttttttctttgtgtgaagaacatttttcgACAATAAACaaccttttttcttttgcaattaagtgattccatggatgttaaaggttcttcatggaaccgtaGATGCTAATAAAAacctttattatttatatgtatagaACCGCTTTAAATGACCTCTACTTTTTCCCTGTTGTGAAGCAGACAGGCCGTCCCTGCGTGCAGTGGGCTGTGTTGAGAACTTACAGGAGTTTGTTTTGGAGCTCTTGTCCCGAGCTTGCTGCTGCTGTAGTCAGGGGACGGCACAAGACCCGCGACGCTTCGCCAGGCTCCTGGGACGGCTGACAGAGCTGAGAACACTTCGACACAACCACCTCACCCTCCTCCCACAGCAGCCCTGGGACATGCAGTCTTGAGACAGCCTTTAGGGAGAGAGAGATTTATGAAATATGATCTCTGTTGcaatacacttttttaaaatttttgctcagaaaaataTCCCAGGTCAGTGTACTTTTGGTTACCCATGTGCAAAGGTagtttagtttaataaaaaattaaaacaaaatgtaagctTCATGATGTAATGATTTCatatatgcattaaataaaaatgtttattttttgttttattgactaCTTTTCATTCATGTTGTAATAAATTTGAATTTATACATTTTCAGAgccacattaataataaatatgtaatattttaaagatatagtatatatatatatatatatatatatatatatatatatatatatattattttttttatagtgctgCAAATTCATAACCTTTTGGCAAAAGTTgtcattttgaattaaaaatttaattaaagtgATTTGTTCAGAGTATGGTCGTAAGCATCCAaacatttacaaagtattaatttgTCAACAGAAGACCACCTAATAGTTCCAGCCTTTAatgatatattaattttatagcGTGCTTTGGGTTATGAATCAATGTAGTATTTGACTAAAATAAACTATTGCCTCACAATCATATAACGAAGTGGTAGGATTCTCATTGcccgcttaaaaaaaaaaataggtgcaTGACTTAATTTTAAGGCTGGAAATGACTCTTGGTTTAAATTTTACTTTCTCTCCATACCATTAAGAAGATCcctttaaaatattcatttataatagCAATGTCTGTCTGATGTTTTGCCTTTAGGTTTTAATTTCCCTGTGACCACAAATGAAACTGTGATAAAGTGGATGTATCAATATATGAATGTTTAACTTTTCAAATTGCAAACTGAAATCTGGCATTGAATGTTACAGAGATGCACAGTAACACTTTATCTTTTGCTTAGATTTAATCATCTTCCAGCCATTTAAAAGGAATATCAAACACTTTGGaacaatctaaaaaataaaatgcattaaccTCACAAAGTTGAGGTCTATATGTTTAGTAAAAATACGTAAAAACTgagctttttttttaaggtatcgAATACTACACCCATTATTGATCAACTATATTAAACCCTTTATTGCCTTATGgttatttatttcttaatcatGGCTCTTCCAGCATcaacactgactcactgctgccCCCTATAAGTACTCAAGTGTACACTAcacaaaggaaagaaaaaaaatctgtatttcagCAAAACATGAGCAATATACCAAAAATAATATTACTATACAATATATTTTGATTAACGTTACTTCactaaagctgcggtagggaacttttgatgctctagcggttaataaacagaactgcttgcgtcttgcggaagaacattgtagccggaactacttctctctgtttatgtctatgaagaatcacaaaggtactgggttactccgccgcggtacccccgaagcaatctaaaatagtccgaatataaacacttattataggtgcaccctagtgattcaggacaagctaaaaacacggtttggagtactcgctta
Protein-coding sequences here:
- the LOC128018926 gene encoding bile acid receptor, encoding MREGTDPELSMSIGGYLSTSDTFDITETPQYYDVLVDPLSCSYQEPDLQSPLYNHQPFGHVNVQFSLYGAPNAQPCNPQYPYSHQCSEFTCEPDMEVQSPTRGSIVGLPVPKRTRMGHGARVKGQDELCVVCGDKASGYHYNALTCEGCKGFFRRSVTKKAVYRCKSGGSCEMDMYMRRKCQDCRLRKCRAVGMLAECLLTEVQCQSKRLRKGTNHRGHNGSTGKAEDDYTESRSVSSTSRFTTRVSGFSREQRCILNRIVEAYRRYIIQDNTHCRVPLWSSSTTSLDLTPPQTEKLLQFLSFVPGFELLDSSDQNTLLSSSSVEVMFLLLAQQFSENPTTVCTALYSANMNNSNPDWLKTLESKTENRTLTHSGLNEEFLRSVVNFLHSMVTIAVSEAEYALLTATAVLCSDRPSLRAVGCVENLQEFVLELLSRACCCCSQGTAQDPRRFARLLGRLTELRTLRHNHLTLLPQQPWDMQS